Proteins co-encoded in one Synechococcus elongatus PCC 6301 genomic window:
- a CDS encoding DUF2854 domain-containing protein — translation MLGFPLGNLLTVIGTALTLVGFYAYFVIDNATLNLAGFFYGIPLLLGGLALKSAELKPVPLARAAAEVIQLRKAQATKTQNQVRQDVTRFRYGQEAHLDVALEKLGLSPSDDERPELVALREENREGAYTLVLDFASPHVDFETWKEKQERIGRFFGPGLRAEVTQPTSDRVEVALIVTAEVPADV, via the coding sequence ATGCTCGGTTTTCCCCTTGGCAATCTCCTGACCGTCATCGGTACCGCCCTGACCCTAGTGGGTTTCTACGCTTACTTCGTCATCGATAACGCCACCCTCAACTTGGCGGGTTTTTTCTACGGCATTCCCTTACTGTTGGGGGGCTTGGCGCTCAAATCGGCCGAACTGAAACCTGTACCCTTAGCTAGGGCTGCCGCTGAGGTGATCCAGCTCCGCAAAGCCCAAGCAACCAAAACTCAAAATCAAGTCCGCCAAGATGTGACTCGGTTCCGCTACGGGCAAGAAGCGCACTTAGATGTGGCCCTCGAAAAGTTGGGGCTGAGTCCCAGTGACGACGAACGCCCCGAACTTGTGGCGCTGCGGGAGGAAAATCGCGAGGGAGCCTACACGCTCGTGCTCGATTTTGCGTCTCCCCATGTGGACTTTGAGACTTGGAAAGAAAAGCAGGAGCGCATTGGCCGTTTCTTTGGGCCTGGACTACGGGCAGAAGTCACCCAACCCACGAGCGATCGCGTGGAAGTCGCCCTGATCGTCACCGCTGAGGTGCCCGCCGATGTCTAG
- the argB gene encoding acetylglutamate kinase — MSSEFIEAGAADRVRILSEALPYLQQFAGRTVVVKYGGAAMKQEELKEAVMRDIVFLACVGMRPVVVHGGGPEINAWLGRVGIEPQFHNGLRVTDADTMEVVEMVLVGRVNKDIVSRINTTGGRAVGFCGTDGRLVLARPHDQEGIGFVGEVNSVNSEVIEPLLERGYIPVISSVAADENGQSFNINADTVAGEIAAALNAEKLILLTDTRGILEDPKRPESLIPRLNIPQSRELIAQGIVGGGMIPKVDCCIRSLAQGVRAAHIIDGRIPHALLLEIFTDAGIGTMIVGSGYHEAHQPWQ, encoded by the coding sequence ATGTCTAGCGAGTTTATCGAAGCAGGCGCAGCCGATCGCGTTCGCATTCTCAGCGAAGCTCTACCCTACCTCCAGCAGTTTGCTGGGCGTACCGTCGTCGTCAAATATGGCGGCGCTGCCATGAAGCAGGAAGAGCTGAAGGAAGCGGTGATGCGTGACATCGTCTTCTTGGCCTGTGTGGGCATGCGCCCCGTTGTGGTTCACGGTGGCGGGCCAGAAATTAACGCTTGGCTGGGGCGGGTTGGGATTGAGCCTCAGTTCCATAACGGTCTCCGAGTCACCGATGCCGACACCATGGAAGTGGTCGAGATGGTGCTGGTTGGCCGCGTCAATAAAGACATCGTCTCGCGGATCAATACCACAGGCGGACGGGCCGTTGGTTTCTGTGGTACCGATGGTCGTCTGGTCCTAGCGCGTCCCCACGATCAGGAAGGGATTGGTTTTGTCGGCGAAGTCAACAGCGTCAACAGCGAAGTGATTGAGCCGCTGCTGGAGCGCGGTTACATTCCCGTCATTTCTAGCGTTGCTGCCGATGAAAACGGCCAATCCTTCAACATCAACGCAGATACCGTCGCCGGTGAAATTGCCGCAGCTCTGAATGCAGAAAAACTGATTTTGCTGACGGATACCCGTGGCATCCTCGAAGATCCCAAACGTCCCGAAAGCCTGATTCCCCGTCTCAACATCCCCCAAAGCCGCGAACTGATTGCCCAAGGGATTGTCGGTGGCGGCATGATTCCTAAGGTGGATTGTTGTATCCGATCTCTCGCTCAAGGCGTACGGGCTGCTCACATCATTGATGGTCGAATTCCCCATGCGCTGCTGCTGGAGATTTTCACGGATGCGGGCATTGGCACGATGATTGTTGGCTCGGGCTACCACGAGGCCCATCAACCCTGGCAATGA
- a CDS encoding metal-binding protein: MPSGRTHDRLTLWLLPAVAAGSWLISRQSDLSLVLSGSYLFAGLMFGPDLDVRSRQSQRWGPLRWIWTPYQRCLRHRSWFSHGPLLGTIGRVLYLGAWLLLLVLVIETAIAIGQGGNWAGLGDRLSQHQQWIGTELSRRPALVLATLVGLELGAMSHSFSDWVGSAWKRWRRPRKTTRRRPAASRSSRT; encoded by the coding sequence GTGCCCTCTGGACGCACTCACGATCGCCTGACCCTGTGGCTGTTGCCCGCTGTTGCGGCAGGCAGCTGGCTGATCAGCCGTCAGAGTGACCTTAGTTTGGTGCTGAGTGGCAGTTATCTATTTGCAGGGCTGATGTTTGGCCCTGACTTGGATGTGCGATCGCGGCAGTCGCAACGCTGGGGGCCACTGCGGTGGATCTGGACTCCCTATCAACGCTGCCTACGGCATCGCTCGTGGTTTTCCCACGGGCCCCTTTTGGGGACAATCGGCCGGGTTCTGTACCTCGGGGCTTGGCTACTGTTGTTGGTGCTAGTGATTGAAACAGCGATCGCGATCGGACAGGGTGGCAACTGGGCAGGCTTGGGCGATCGCCTCAGTCAGCATCAGCAATGGATTGGGACAGAGCTGAGTCGTCGGCCAGCACTCGTTCTAGCGACCTTAGTTGGCTTAGAGCTCGGAGCCATGAGCCATAGCTTCAGCGATTGGGTAGGCTCAGCTTGGAAACGCTGGCGTCGGCCTCGTAAGACCACTCGCCGGCGTCCTGCAGCCTCCCGTTCTTCTCGGACTTAA
- a CDS encoding tetratricopeptide repeat protein — protein sequence MSDRNSVSTEQGLAIGQAAIARGDYRQAIAALETAAEQAAVASAIGAEIRYWLATAYQAIGDIEAAKTVCRQLAKHPLREQRQLAAQLLYILEAPRLERRADWQVEIPDLTSLSEDTLAKLRQAPGGSAKEEKEPDYRLTPVDDLNRINTRDNRFLGFGLLFLIALLGWILFRPT from the coding sequence ATGAGCGATCGCAATTCCGTCTCGACAGAGCAGGGGCTAGCAATCGGGCAAGCGGCGATCGCTCGCGGTGACTATCGGCAGGCGATCGCTGCCCTCGAAACCGCTGCTGAGCAGGCTGCGGTGGCCAGCGCGATCGGTGCAGAGATTCGCTACTGGTTGGCCACCGCCTATCAAGCGATCGGAGACATTGAGGCGGCCAAAACAGTCTGTCGCCAACTGGCGAAACATCCCCTGCGCGAACAGCGACAACTCGCGGCCCAACTGCTCTATATCCTCGAAGCCCCGCGACTGGAACGGAGGGCTGACTGGCAGGTGGAGATTCCTGACCTGACCAGCCTGTCGGAGGATACTCTGGCAAAACTGCGGCAGGCACCGGGTGGCTCGGCCAAAGAGGAGAAAGAGCCAGACTATCGGCTGACGCCAGTCGATGACCTCAACCGGATCAACACCCGCGATAATCGCTTCCTTGGGTTTGGCTTGCTGTTCTTGATAGCGTTGTTGGGTTGGATCTTGTTTCGTCCAACCTGA
- a CDS encoding DUF3153 domain-containing protein yields the protein MAFRRLLPLLCLLLTVALGGCVQAETTIRFQGQTAGELIQHVKLNDRLSALNRPAAQQWFQQLSQRGKQLGGKVRRDRNEWWLTLPFDNGRDLETKFAQLYSPLERPESTPLILPEPSLTVRQSNALLAIGNQLDLNVDLSDFAIARRDQQVLFDPGALLDLEVCLETPRGSRSQPQPSASSAQGKLQRQCWKLQSGENHLQWSFWLPSFIGIGSLMIGLVVAIGWQIRKQLVATEP from the coding sequence GTGGCCTTCCGTCGTCTGTTGCCCCTGCTCTGCTTGCTGTTGACTGTGGCGCTTGGTGGCTGTGTCCAAGCAGAAACGACGATTCGCTTTCAAGGGCAAACGGCCGGTGAATTGATCCAACATGTGAAGCTGAACGATCGCCTCAGTGCCCTAAATCGACCTGCAGCTCAGCAGTGGTTTCAGCAACTTTCCCAGCGTGGCAAACAACTGGGTGGCAAAGTACGGCGCGATCGCAATGAGTGGTGGCTGACTCTTCCCTTTGATAATGGCCGCGATCTCGAAACGAAATTCGCTCAGCTCTACTCTCCCCTCGAAAGACCGGAGTCTACACCCCTGATCTTGCCGGAACCGAGCCTGACGGTCCGCCAGAGTAATGCCCTACTGGCGATTGGCAATCAGCTCGATTTGAACGTTGATCTCTCAGATTTTGCGATCGCCCGCCGCGATCAACAGGTGTTGTTTGACCCAGGGGCACTGCTCGATCTGGAAGTTTGCTTGGAAACGCCACGCGGTAGTCGCAGTCAGCCCCAGCCCAGCGCCAGTAGTGCGCAGGGTAAGCTCCAGCGACAGTGCTGGAAGCTGCAGTCTGGCGAGAACCATCTGCAATGGTCGTTCTGGCTGCCGAGTTTTATCGGCATTGGCAGTCTGATGATCGGTTTGGTTGTGGCGATCGGCTGGCAGATCCGCAAACAGTTAGTGGCTACAGAGCCCTAA
- the mazG gene encoding nucleoside triphosphate pyrophosphohydrolase, translated as MGVDFFESVPAPNQDAIATALLQLVAVVAQLRDPEQGCPWDREQTPTSLIPYVLEEAYEVVHALRQGNPNAIAEELGDLLLQVVLQAQIASESQQFDLATVADGITEKLIRRHPHVFGEAIAETPEAVQATWQAIKAREKGEVAETLTHCLSRYAATLPPLTAALKISQRAAKAGFEWPNLAGVWDKFEEELAELKEALDSGDRDHAEAELGDLLFSLVNIARWCQLDPVAALQGTNDRFVARFQKVEAAAGQSLDSLGIETLEKLWQQAKRELGQSSV; from the coding sequence ATGGGTGTTGATTTTTTTGAGTCGGTGCCAGCACCGAACCAAGATGCGATCGCGACAGCACTCCTGCAACTGGTTGCTGTGGTGGCGCAGCTCCGCGATCCAGAACAAGGCTGCCCCTGGGACCGCGAACAAACGCCGACCAGCCTGATTCCCTACGTGCTGGAAGAGGCCTACGAAGTCGTTCACGCCTTGCGCCAGGGCAATCCCAACGCGATCGCAGAGGAATTGGGAGACCTGCTGCTGCAAGTGGTGCTGCAAGCCCAAATTGCCAGTGAGAGCCAACAGTTTGATTTAGCAACGGTAGCCGATGGCATTACCGAGAAGCTGATCCGTCGTCATCCCCACGTGTTTGGCGAAGCGATCGCAGAGACCCCGGAAGCGGTACAAGCAACCTGGCAAGCAATCAAAGCTCGTGAGAAAGGCGAGGTCGCGGAGACCCTGACCCACTGCCTCAGCCGCTATGCAGCGACTCTGCCACCTTTGACGGCTGCCCTCAAGATTTCCCAGCGGGCCGCCAAGGCTGGGTTTGAGTGGCCGAATTTGGCGGGGGTCTGGGACAAGTTTGAAGAAGAGTTAGCCGAGCTGAAAGAGGCCCTCGATAGCGGCGATCGCGATCACGCCGAGGCTGAGCTGGGGGATCTGCTGTTCAGCTTGGTCAATATTGCTCGCTGGTGCCAACTAGATCCGGTCGCAGCCCTTCAGGGCACCAACGATCGCTTTGTGGCCCGTTTCCAGAAAGTGGAGGCCGCCGCTGGTCAGTCCCTCGATAGCTTGGGCATTGAAACGTTGGAAAAACTCTGGCAACAGGCGAAACGGGAGTTAGGGCAATCCTCTGTTTAG